Proteins co-encoded in one Pogoniulus pusillus isolate bPogPus1 unplaced genomic scaffold, bPogPus1.pri scaffold_95_arrow_ctg1, whole genome shotgun sequence genomic window:
- the LOC135174626 gene encoding guanylin-like, producing the protein MKGFLSFAVLALLLLPSSQAVYVQDGDLKFSLESVKKLKELMDEKRQVNPRMMVSVAGSSPCGDKELPEEFQPVCTRGDAPKIFERLSSAIQDSDLCEICANAACAGCF; encoded by the exons ATGAAAGGCTTCCTTTCCTTTGcagtcctggctctgctgctgctgcccagctcccagGCAGTCTATGTTCAG GATGGAGACTTGAAATTCTCCCTTGAGTCTGTGAAGAAGCTAAAGGAGCTCATGGATGAGAAGAGACAGGTTAACCCTCGCATGATGGTGTCAGTGGCTGGCTCCTCCCCATGTGGTGACAAAGAACTCCCTGAGGAGTTCCAACCAGTGTGCACAAGAGGAGATGCACCCAAGATATTCGAGAGGCTGA GCTCAGCTATCCAAGATTCTGATTTATGTGAGATCTGTGCcaatgctgcctgtgctggttgCTTTTGA